A genomic region of Miscanthus floridulus cultivar M001 chromosome 3, ASM1932011v1, whole genome shotgun sequence contains the following coding sequences:
- the LOC136547411 gene encoding inactive beta-amylase 9-like, protein METVPAMMMTQMASASATRRPQGTRGPVGRAPNRVAFPPARHGGCSASRDLRAAGLFGRFFGAGDHSSKSHEVDDLAPARLFVGLPIDSVTDGATVNSAAAIAAGIRAVRLLGADGVELPVFWSVAQPESPDRFSWAGYQAVADMVRAEGLSLRVSLRTHGTPGAGVPTLPSWVSGVAAADPDIFFTDRSGGRHDGCLSFAIDDLPVLHGKSPLQLYEAFFRSFAAAFDDFFDSTITDVTVGLGAHGVLRYPSYPPGSDARKFTGMGEFQCYDKYMLQQLRQHAVEEGHAMWGLAGPHDAPRYHDSPDSCGFFRERGGSWESPYGDFFLSWYAGQLVGHGDRVLGTANAVFGGKPVELSAKIPFMHWWHGARSRPAEAAAGFYKSNQKNGYSPVAKMFARHGCTMVVPGMDVCMNKQHHSTGSSPDTLLVQMKNACRRHGARIAGENASLVMTHTSSFSRIRSNILTTELMRPCHFTYQRMGAEFFSPDHFPQFMEFVRSVVCGEWDEDDEERGMAVPGNARATEAKVA, encoded by the exons ATGGAGACCGTGCCGGCGATGATGATGACACAGATGGCGTCGGCGTCAGCGACGCGCCGGCCGCAGGGCACCAGGGGCCCGGTCGGACGCGCGCCGAACAGGGTCGCGTTCCCACCGGCGCGGCATGGTGGCTGCAGCGCTAGCAGGGACCTCAGGGCCGCGGGGCTCTTTGGCCGCTTCTTCGGCGCCGGCGACCACAGCAGCAAGAGCCACGAGGTGGACGACCTGGCCCCGGCGAGGCTGTTCGTGGGCCTGCCCATCGACTCCGTCACGGACGGCGCGACGGTGAACAGCGCGGCGGCGATCGCGGCGGGGATCCGGGCGGTCCGGCTGCTGGGCGCGGACGGCGTGGAGCTGCCGGTGTTCTGGTCGGTGGCGCAGCCCGAGTCCCCCGACAGGTTCAGCTGGGCCGGGTACCAGGCCGTGGCGGACATGGTGCGCGCCGAGGGCCTCAGCCTCCGCGTGTCGCTCCGCACCCACGGCACGCCCGGCGCCGGCGTGCCCACGCTTCCTTCCTGGGTCAgcggcgtcgccgccgccgaccccgaCATCTTCTTCACCGACCGCTCGGGGGGCCGACACGACGGATGCCTCTCCTTCGCCATCGACGACCTCCCCGTGCTCCACGGCAAGTCCCCGCTCCAGCTCTACGAGGCCTTCTTCCGCAGCTTCGCCGCCGCGTTCGACGACTTCTTCGACTCCACCATCACC GACGTGACCGTGGGTCTCGGCGCGCACGGCGTGCTCCGGTACCCGTCGTACCCGCCGGGGAGCGACGCCCGCAAGTTCACGGGGATGGGCGAGTTCCAGTGCTACGACAAGTACATGCTCCAGCAGCTGCGGCAGCACGCCGTGGAGGAAGGCCACGCGATGTGGGGTCTGGCGGGGCCGCACGACGCGCCGCGGTACCACGACTCGCCGGACTCGTGCGGCTTCTTCAGGGAGCGCGGCGGCTCCTGGGAGTCTCCCTACGGAGACTTCTTCCTGTCGTGGTACGCCGGGCAGCTGGTCGGGCACGGCGACCGCGTCCTGGGCACGGCCAACGCCGTGTTCGGCGGCAAGCCCGTGGAGCTGTCGGCCAAGATCCCGTTCATGCACTGGTGGCACGGGGCGCGGTCGCGCCCCGCCGAGGCGGCGGCGGGATTCTACAAGAGCAACCAGAAGAATGGGTACAGCCCCGTGGCCAAGATGTTCGCGCGCCACGGCTGCACCATGGTGGTGCCTGGGATGGACGTGTGCATGAACAAGCAGCACCACAGCACGGGGTCCAGCCCGGACACGCTGCTGGTGCAGATGAAGAACGCGTGCCGCCGCCACGGTGCGCGCATCGCCGGCGAGAACGCGTCGCTCGTCATGACGCACACCAGCAGCTTCTCGCGCATCCGCAGCAACATCCTCACCACCGAGCTCATGCGGCCCTGCCACTTCACGTACCAGCGCATGGGCGCCGAGTTCTTCTCGCCCGACCACTTCCCGCAGTTCATGGAGTTCGTGCGCAGCGTCGTGTGCGGCGAgtgggacgaggacgacgaggagcgCGGCATGGCTGTGCCAGGCAATGCCAGAGCCACGGAGGCCAAGGTGGCCTGA